Proteins from one Fibrobacter sp. genomic window:
- a CDS encoding flagellin — MQVQGTGPQFAVNGRSTERVLKKTSRELKKILERLSTAKKINRASDDAAGLAIAEQLDTRIRGFKMASRNVEDSMSALNIADGAATQISSLLQRQRNLAIQARNDTLTDKDRQTLDVEYQQITAEINRISTSAQFNRQGVSGGEELASGDAIIQAGPEISDQITFPEVNFGAAAQDLALTSIATSSDAEAAISAIDNALNSVNAQRSTVGAAFNRLESAINNLSVAMVNTQAAESVLRDQDMAAGLAELTRERLLQEGGIKAFSRFNQITQNHIMGLLG, encoded by the coding sequence ATGCAAGTCCAAGGTACAGGACCGCAGTTTGCCGTAAATGGGCGCAGTACCGAACGGGTGCTGAAGAAAACAAGCAGGGAACTCAAGAAGATTCTGGAGCGACTTTCCACTGCCAAAAAGATTAACCGGGCAAGTGATGATGCGGCGGGGTTGGCAATAGCCGAGCAACTCGATACCCGTATCAGAGGCTTCAAGATGGCTTCGCGCAATGTGGAGGACTCCATGTCTGCTCTCAACATTGCCGATGGTGCCGCAACGCAGATCTCCAGTCTGCTTCAACGTCAAAGAAATCTGGCGATTCAAGCCCGCAATGATACTCTGACCGACAAGGACAGGCAGACTTTAGATGTCGAGTATCAGCAGATTACAGCCGAAATCAACCGTATTTCCACATCAGCTCAGTTCAACAGACAAGGGGTAAGCGGCGGAGAGGAACTGGCATCAGGCGATGCGATTATCCAGGCTGGGCCTGAGATAAGTGACCAGATAACCTTTCCGGAGGTGAATTTCGGAGCTGCTGCTCAGGATCTGGCTTTAACATCGATTGCTACATCCAGTGATGCTGAAGCTGCGATTTCAGCAATCGACAATGCTCTGAATTCGGTCAATGCGCAGAGGAGTACTGTAGGGGCGGCATTCAACAGGCTGGAATCCGCTATCAATAACCTTTCTGTAGCAATGGTTAATACCCAGGCTGCAGAATCGGTTTTACGTGACCAGGATATGGCGGCAGGCCTTGCGGAGTTAACCAGAGAAAGATTACTTCAGGAGGGTGGAATAAAGGCGTTCAGCAGATTCAATCAGATTACCCAGAATCACATTATGGGGCTTTTGGGCTGA
- a CDS encoding beta-ketoacyl-ACP synthase 3, which yields MNRVPFKTVLYLPSQAAAETEATVTRWHVKPGENFNKGQIFAEVESAKSTFEFEAPCDGKVISILCQEGNSTSFDSPVIEIETSDTSLKKTIPTAGNKAPEFPQMEITAVEKLHEPQIRTISMLGIGTYLPERIVANSEILVDHPDITEDYIFGVTGIRERRWAKKDEKPSDMAYAASLQAIRNSNLTPQEIDAIVVSTTTPDVMMPSTACILQGKLGIRGVPSFDINAACSGWLYGISVAKGLILSGMAQNVLVTAVDMQSRLLDKKDRNTYFLFGDGAGATVISGNQPGHTIKCEILTADAGGLHMARREYKGYEVPANTTDSDPWIRLDGKALFRFATESFSSLVRELIIKSGWQPSDIRWIVPHQANSRILKAAAQRSGVPFDRFYLNIDRVGNTSSASIPIALSEIERGLQKNDKIIFCTVGAGITAGGLSVEW from the coding sequence GTGAATAGAGTGCCATTTAAAACGGTGCTGTACCTGCCATCTCAGGCAGCAGCGGAAACGGAAGCCACTGTCACAAGGTGGCATGTAAAACCGGGAGAGAATTTTAACAAGGGCCAGATATTTGCCGAGGTGGAGAGCGCAAAGTCCACATTCGAATTCGAAGCTCCTTGTGATGGCAAAGTCATCTCCATCCTCTGCCAGGAAGGTAACTCAACATCCTTTGATTCTCCCGTCATTGAAATAGAAACCAGCGACACATCACTGAAAAAAACCATTCCCACCGCAGGAAACAAGGCTCCGGAATTTCCCCAGATGGAAATCACGGCTGTCGAGAAGCTGCATGAACCGCAGATACGCACAATCTCCATGCTGGGTATAGGAACCTATCTTCCTGAAAGGATTGTAGCCAACAGTGAAATCCTGGTCGATCATCCGGACATCACTGAGGATTATATCTTTGGAGTAACCGGCATAAGGGAGCGCCGCTGGGCAAAGAAGGATGAAAAGCCCTCTGATATGGCCTATGCAGCATCACTGCAGGCAATCCGGAATTCAAATCTCACTCCTCAGGAGATAGATGCTATCGTAGTGTCAACTACCACTCCTGATGTAATGATGCCATCGACAGCCTGCATACTGCAGGGAAAACTGGGAATAAGAGGCGTGCCGTCATTCGACATAAACGCTGCATGCTCAGGATGGCTCTACGGGATTTCTGTAGCTAAAGGACTGATATTATCCGGAATGGCACAGAACGTCCTCGTTACAGCAGTTGACATGCAATCAAGACTTCTCGATAAAAAAGACAGAAACACCTACTTTCTCTTCGGTGATGGAGCCGGAGCAACGGTAATTTCAGGCAACCAGCCCGGACACACAATTAAGTGTGAAATTCTCACCGCCGATGCCGGCGGACTGCACATGGCCAGAAGAGAATACAAAGGCTACGAGGTACCTGCAAATACCACAGATTCCGACCCCTGGATCCGCCTTGACGGAAAGGCGCTGTTCAGGTTTGCAACCGAAAGCTTCTCATCACTGGTCAGGGAACTGATCATAAAGAGTGGATGGCAGCCTTCGGACATACGATGGATCGTACCGCATCAGGCCAACAGCAGAATCCTTAAAGCTGCGGCACAGAGAAGCGGCGTCCCATTCGACAGATTCTATCTGAATATCGACAGAGTCGGAAATACATCAAGTGCAAGTATCCCGATTGCCCTTTCTGAAATAGAGCGCGGACTGCAGAAAAACGACAAAATCATCTTCTGCACAGTCGGCGCGGGAATCACCGCCGGCGGTTTGTCAGTCGAGTGGTGA
- a CDS encoding O-acetyl-ADP-ribose deacetylase, which produces MSGMSVVLADITKLDTDAIVNAANRTLLGGGGVDGAIHRAAGPELLEECRKLGGCDVGSAKITSAYNLPSKYVIHTVGPVWRGGAEGEPQLLESCYKNSLLLAMKYKCQSIAFPCISTGIYRYPPEGAAVIAVDTCSSFIKENGNKIRITFACFSGRDQEIYEGLLKRRIACE; this is translated from the coding sequence ATATCTGGTATGTCTGTGGTTCTGGCAGACATAACAAAACTGGATACTGATGCGATAGTAAATGCCGCCAACAGGACCCTTCTTGGGGGAGGAGGTGTAGATGGTGCGATTCATCGTGCAGCAGGCCCGGAACTTTTGGAGGAGTGCAGGAAACTGGGCGGCTGTGATGTGGGCAGCGCGAAGATAACATCAGCTTATAACTTGCCTTCAAAATATGTAATCCATACTGTTGGTCCGGTCTGGAGAGGAGGTGCTGAGGGTGAACCGCAGTTACTGGAGAGTTGTTACAAAAACTCACTTCTCCTTGCCATGAAGTATAAATGTCAAAGTATAGCTTTCCCCTGTATCAGTACAGGTATTTACCGTTACCCGCCTGAAGGGGCGGCTGTTATAGCGGTAGATACGTGTTCTTCTTTTATAAAAGAAAACGGGAATAAGATCAGGATTACATTTGCTTGTTTTTCCGGGAGGGACCAGGAGATATACGAGGGGCTGCTTAAGAGAAGAATTGCTTGTGAGTGA
- a CDS encoding transketolase, translated as MDCRFKELFRKGHVKGTVILCNGNEATAVGAAMPFRPGKDIISILHRDLGAHLVSGASPFSLMCQYMANEKSPTHGREGNVHHGDAANRRFPMISHLGSMLAPAVGGVWAARRNGEDVFGLTTIGDGGSSTGEFHESLNLASVQRVPILFVIENNHYAFSTPTCLQYNCTQLSDRAKAYGIEGKTIDGTDAWEVYNAVFDFLEGMKEDSLPRILECMTLRLEGHAVYDNAEYVTDEERQEWLKRDPLKKARLSLLQCGYTEKDVLSLEESIEKELESVIEDALATPRPSVSTQNFDVYAPETVSKVKPFRMPNARNLNAVNAALEYLLSENKNAFICGQDIGKYGSAFKTCKGLIDKFGPERIINTPICESATAGFCLGASQTGSLPVMEFQFADFSTEAVTQLGFNAGTWFFRAGVPAPILFRLPCGGGITLGAFHSGEFDGLWTRFPGLKIFYPVTPQETFEALLAGFYDPNPCIVLEHKLLYWGRQEEISFDGDLGKIARPRKYTEGSQLTVVALGAMAESAASVVKNHNYSAEVWNPFILKPSVLDPIIESVNNTGKLLVVQESGSTAGLGDRIISIICRECFSNLKCAPALLSAPDMPVPFAKELESIYIPSQEKIRESIESMIGERCE; from the coding sequence ATGGACTGCAGATTCAAAGAGCTCTTCAGGAAAGGACATGTAAAGGGAACCGTTATTCTCTGCAATGGAAATGAAGCCACAGCTGTCGGGGCTGCAATGCCTTTCCGTCCGGGTAAAGATATCATATCAATATTACACCGGGATCTTGGAGCCCACCTTGTATCCGGGGCTTCTCCTTTTTCCCTGATGTGTCAATACATGGCCAATGAAAAGAGTCCCACTCACGGCAGAGAGGGAAATGTTCATCATGGTGATGCCGCAAACAGACGGTTTCCCATGATAAGTCATCTTGGCAGCATGCTTGCCCCTGCGGTTGGAGGAGTATGGGCAGCAAGAAGAAACGGAGAGGATGTATTCGGCTTAACCACTATTGGTGATGGGGGCAGCAGCACCGGAGAATTTCATGAATCCCTGAACCTGGCATCTGTACAGAGAGTTCCCATTCTCTTTGTCATCGAAAACAATCATTACGCATTTTCCACTCCGACATGCCTCCAGTACAACTGCACTCAGCTCTCTGACAGGGCGAAAGCTTACGGCATAGAGGGAAAGACAATTGACGGAACAGATGCCTGGGAAGTTTACAATGCGGTTTTTGACTTCCTGGAGGGAATGAAAGAGGATTCTCTTCCAAGAATTCTTGAATGCATGACACTGCGTCTGGAGGGTCATGCGGTTTACGATAATGCGGAATATGTCACCGATGAGGAGCGTCAGGAGTGGTTAAAGAGGGACCCTCTAAAAAAGGCTCGTTTATCTCTGCTTCAGTGCGGGTATACAGAAAAAGATGTCCTATCGCTCGAAGAGAGTATCGAGAAGGAATTGGAGAGTGTAATCGAAGATGCACTGGCTACTCCGCGTCCCAGTGTATCTACACAGAACTTTGATGTTTACGCTCCGGAAACCGTATCAAAAGTAAAACCTTTCAGGATGCCGAATGCGCGCAACCTGAACGCGGTAAATGCAGCTCTTGAATACCTGCTTTCCGAAAACAAAAACGCCTTTATCTGTGGACAGGATATCGGTAAATACGGTTCTGCTTTTAAAACCTGTAAAGGTCTGATTGACAAATTCGGACCTGAAAGGATAATAAACACACCTATCTGCGAGTCTGCAACTGCCGGTTTTTGCCTCGGCGCCTCCCAGACCGGATCTCTGCCTGTGATGGAGTTTCAATTTGCCGATTTCTCCACAGAAGCGGTCACTCAACTGGGGTTCAATGCAGGCACCTGGTTTTTCAGAGCGGGAGTTCCTGCACCGATTCTCTTCCGCTTGCCCTGTGGAGGTGGAATCACCCTGGGAGCATTCCATTCCGGAGAATTTGACGGGCTCTGGACCAGATTTCCCGGGTTAAAGATATTTTACCCTGTAACACCTCAGGAAACCTTCGAAGCTCTTCTGGCGGGATTCTATGATCCAAATCCATGTATCGTTCTGGAACACAAACTTCTTTACTGGGGGCGGCAGGAAGAGATCTCTTTCGATGGTGATCTTGGAAAAATCGCCCGTCCCAGAAAGTACACTGAAGGATCGCAGTTAACAGTAGTTGCCCTGGGAGCGATGGCTGAATCTGCTGCTTCTGTCGTGAAAAATCATAATTATTCCGCTGAGGTATGGAATCCATTTATATTAAAACCTTCGGTTCTTGATCCCATAATCGAATCGGTAAACAATACCGGTAAACTACTGGTTGTACAGGAGAGCGGTTCCACGGCAGGCCTGGGGGACAGGATAATATCTATTATCTGCAGAGAATGTTTTTCAAATCTGAAATGCGCACCGGCTCTGTTGAGCGCACCTGACATGCCGGTCCCTTTTGCAAAAGAACTGGAAAGCATTTATATTCCTAGTCAAGAAAAGATTCGTGAAAGTATAGAATCGATGATTGGAGAGAGGTGTGAATAG
- a CDS encoding DUF2062 domain-containing protein, which yields MKDTLESLRTVVIVPTYNNVLTVSGVIAGIKKHVRDIIVVNDGSTDGTAEILRSEEGISLIEFPSNRGKGAALKEAFKFAVEKGFTHAITVDADGQHINDDIPLFLQAIEREPGTLWIGDRITPVEGGLPQPAKSRFGRRFGAFWYKFYTGIYIRDTQSGFRAYPLREISSINCRGERYEYEIEILICTAWRHIPVKSIPVHILYHEERVSHFHPVRDFMRISKINSRAAISRIFFPRKYLESGGLEIREKILSLIVNELRSNATPSRAAFSLAFGVFMGVTPIHGFQVITLLALAIVLRLNKPLAMLGVSVSSAPLLPFWIAAGIWTGKVILPQNLLSPALSLIRLPQDSALLIGFIHFVIGSFVLAVVCGIAVFFISLPVFRSIRGRRKFLLRSPFVKAVESIPEK from the coding sequence ATGAAAGATACCCTGGAGTCATTACGGACTGTCGTCATAGTCCCAACCTACAATAATGTCCTCACTGTCTCCGGTGTTATCGCCGGCATTAAAAAGCATGTACGGGATATTATAGTTGTCAATGACGGTTCCACGGATGGCACAGCAGAGATTCTCCGTAGTGAAGAGGGAATATCCCTGATAGAGTTTCCCTCCAACCGCGGCAAGGGAGCTGCTTTGAAAGAAGCATTCAAGTTCGCTGTGGAAAAAGGATTTACACATGCTATAACCGTAGATGCTGACGGACAGCACATAAACGATGACATCCCGCTTTTTCTGCAGGCAATTGAAAGAGAACCTGGAACTCTCTGGATCGGCGATCGCATCACTCCAGTTGAAGGCGGGCTGCCTCAACCGGCAAAATCCCGGTTCGGACGACGGTTCGGCGCATTCTGGTACAAGTTCTATACCGGTATTTATATCCGGGACACACAATCAGGATTCAGGGCCTATCCTCTGAGGGAGATCTCCTCTATCAACTGCAGAGGTGAACGTTATGAATATGAAATCGAGATCCTGATCTGCACCGCCTGGAGACACATACCTGTCAAGAGTATCCCGGTTCACATTCTCTATCATGAAGAAAGAGTGTCGCATTTTCACCCTGTGCGGGACTTTATGCGCATAAGTAAAATCAACTCCAGGGCGGCAATCTCCAGAATTTTCTTTCCCCGGAAATACCTTGAATCCGGAGGTCTGGAGATAAGAGAAAAAATTCTTTCCCTGATTGTCAATGAGTTACGCTCGAATGCCACTCCGTCCAGAGCCGCGTTTTCCCTTGCATTCGGAGTATTCATGGGAGTAACTCCCATTCATGGTTTCCAGGTGATAACACTTCTTGCCCTGGCCATAGTACTCCGCCTCAATAAACCACTTGCCATGCTGGGAGTAAGTGTATCCTCTGCACCACTGCTTCCATTCTGGATCGCCGCCGGTATCTGGACAGGAAAAGTGATACTTCCCCAAAACCTCTTATCACCTGCATTATCTCTAATCAGATTACCGCAGGACAGCGCATTGCTGATCGGCTTTATTCATTTTGTAATCGGAAGTTTTGTGCTGGCAGTAGTCTGCGGTATAGCGGTGTTTTTCATCAGCCTGCCTGTCTTCCGCTCAATCCGCGGAAGAAGAAAGTTCCTGTTGAGAAGTCCCTTTGTAAAGGCTGTTGAAAGTATCCCTGAGAAGTGA
- a CDS encoding phenylacetate--CoA ligase, which produces MDFKPEYSWEFLSQDEIQAKTLRALRNHIRHAKEVSTYYKEMLWDIAPEDIKSFEDFQRVPFTGKTSLAEHNSRFLGCDPGSVVETVVTSGSTGKPVHFALTSNDLERLAFNEALSFHSIGIHPGDTAQILVSLDRLFIAGMAYYRGLTLLGANTMRIGVLPIEMQKHYIETFSPTVLIGVPSFIKKLGLELSKTSFDTVNSSVKKIICIGESLRTQDMELNSVGRSIQEIWGAKVFSTYASTEMSVSYCECSEQLGGHAHPELVYTEIVDESGKPVPDGTPGELVATPLGIEGMPLIRYRTGDITFSITQPCTCGRNSIRIGPILGRKSQMIKLKGTTVYPLAITNALDEIEEIKDYIIILENDDSLSDRVAIHVATTPASVEKISNRLRAVARVNFPVLVSNIATIQSLRGASRKKIRILDWRQQVLGKSTSLK; this is translated from the coding sequence TTGGATTTTAAACCTGAATATTCATGGGAATTTTTATCACAAGATGAGATACAGGCAAAAACGCTGCGGGCATTGCGTAACCATATCAGACACGCTAAGGAAGTATCTACTTACTACAAAGAAATGTTGTGGGACATTGCACCTGAGGACATAAAATCTTTCGAGGATTTTCAGCGTGTCCCCTTTACAGGAAAAACTTCCCTTGCTGAACACAATTCCCGTTTTCTGGGATGTGATCCCGGATCGGTCGTGGAGACAGTTGTAACAAGCGGTTCTACCGGAAAACCGGTTCATTTCGCACTTACATCAAATGATCTGGAACGGCTCGCTTTTAACGAAGCGCTCTCATTCCACAGCATCGGGATTCATCCCGGCGACACTGCTCAGATCCTTGTCAGCCTCGACAGGCTCTTTATCGCCGGAATGGCCTACTACAGAGGATTGACACTGCTTGGAGCCAATACCATGCGTATCGGCGTGCTGCCAATTGAGATGCAGAAACACTATATCGAGACATTCTCACCAACAGTTCTGATAGGTGTGCCTTCTTTTATCAAAAAACTTGGGCTTGAGCTTTCCAAAACCTCTTTCGATACAGTAAACAGCTCGGTGAAGAAAATTATCTGCATCGGTGAATCTCTGCGCACCCAGGACATGGAGCTTAACTCCGTCGGCAGATCCATTCAGGAAATTTGGGGAGCAAAGGTATTTTCCACCTACGCTTCCACAGAGATGTCCGTTTCCTACTGCGAATGCTCGGAACAACTGGGCGGTCATGCTCACCCGGAACTGGTTTACACAGAGATTGTCGATGAATCGGGGAAACCAGTTCCTGATGGTACTCCGGGAGAGCTGGTAGCTACCCCTCTGGGGATAGAAGGGATGCCGCTGATCAGATACAGAACCGGAGATATCACATTCTCTATCACGCAACCCTGTACCTGCGGGAGAAATTCGATACGTATCGGTCCGATCCTGGGACGTAAATCACAGATGATAAAACTGAAAGGGACCACGGTGTATCCGCTGGCCATCACAAATGCCCTGGATGAGATCGAGGAGATTAAAGACTATATCATTATTCTTGAGAATGATGATTCCCTCTCGGACAGGGTGGCTATTCATGTGGCTACAACACCGGCTTCGGTCGAGAAAATTTCCAACCGGCTCAGAGCTGTTGCAAGGGTAAATTTTCCGGTTCTGGTTTCAAATATCGCTACCATTCAATCACTTCGCGGCGCATCACGCAAGAAGATACGCATACTTGACTGGCGCCAGCAGGTCCTTGGCAAATCGACGAGCCTTAAATGA
- the radC gene encoding DNA repair protein RadC: protein MRLLERFISSGITAFHPHEILELLLTYAIPRQDTKTLAKALISRFRSIGGVINASPEELIEVKGITRRTAFLFPLLKDIMGICLRERYEKQEIISHRRDVEEYLRFYFGQRRDEYVASLFLDNANHIIKTEIVSEGIVNQCAVYPRAIVEKALGCGAASVLLAHNHPGGGLNPSEADWLLTERIFQIGKLLELPLLDHIIISSNKVVSLRDLPRWPH from the coding sequence ATGCGGCTGCTGGAGCGCTTCATATCCTCCGGTATCACCGCTTTTCACCCCCATGAAATACTGGAACTGCTGTTAACCTATGCTATTCCCAGGCAGGATACAAAGACTCTGGCCAAAGCCCTTATCTCAAGATTCAGAAGTATCGGTGGAGTGATAAACGCATCACCTGAGGAGCTCATCGAGGTAAAAGGAATCACCCGCCGAACCGCATTCCTCTTCCCTCTCCTTAAGGACATCATGGGAATCTGTCTCAGGGAGAGATACGAAAAGCAGGAGATCATTTCTCACAGGAGAGATGTTGAGGAGTATCTGAGGTTTTATTTCGGGCAGCGCAGAGATGAGTATGTTGCTTCTCTTTTTCTTGATAATGCCAACCACATCATCAAAACAGAAATCGTTTCTGAGGGTATTGTTAATCAGTGTGCTGTTTACCCCCGGGCCATAGTGGAGAAGGCACTTGGCTGCGGAGCCGCATCTGTGCTTCTTGCCCACAACCATCCTGGCGGCGGACTCAATCCCTCCGAAGCCGACTGGCTTCTGACCGAAAGGATTTTTCAAATTGGCAAACTGCTGGAATTACCGCTTCTTGACCATATAATTATCTCCAGCAATAAGGTAGTCAGCCTCAGAGACCTGCCCCGCTGGCCTCATTGA
- a CDS encoding flagellar protein FliS has translation MNSLYNTARKYASMQIQTASNSRVICMLHEKCVNLIQKVVETDSPADRLLLDRAQNILAELERVLVIDDDLSQGLFYLYDYCYCLLEKDSKDEYRNAVSIMSLLRDTFNSLYKGTSQQELSSSAD, from the coding sequence ATGAATTCTCTTTACAATACTGCCAGGAAATACGCCAGCATGCAGATCCAGACAGCTTCCAATTCCAGAGTGATCTGCATGCTCCATGAAAAGTGCGTTAACCTCATACAGAAAGTCGTAGAAACCGATTCTCCGGCAGACAGGCTTCTTCTTGACCGTGCTCAGAATATTCTCGCGGAACTGGAAAGGGTGCTTGTAATCGACGATGATCTCTCGCAGGGTCTTTTTTACCTCTATGACTACTGCTATTGTCTTCTGGAAAAAGACAGCAAGGATGAATACAGGAATGCTGTCTCCATAATGTCACTTCTCAGGGATACTTTCAACAGCCTTTACAAAGGGACTTCTCAACAGGAACTTTCTTCTTCCGCGGATTGA
- a CDS encoding TonB-dependent receptor encodes MKNAQTGKPLSGVMVEIEGSDISTLTDSTGFFRFESVPSGSFNLLFFHEKSEPLSITDIFVPGDGEKRIDAEMNPVIANLEKMVVTGHAFRRAPDMSSSTKMMNFDEILRSPGALVDVQRAVQDLPSVSSAADNTNEIIVRGGNPGENLLIMDNIEIPNPNHFADQGSGGGVISLINPLLVKGLTFNAGAPPAQYGGKASSVLDVKLREGNDKIVLGGVDLGMAGVGFHAEGPLWRGANFMASATKSYLDLFSKFADATAIPEYWGLQGKVAQNIGSQKLYANFIYGDNAIEIADASGQIGTDGDEIEAGGKVYAAGVSWEGNWGERFSTLVTLSGTGNSFERLEYSINPDDTRDTFFTNTSMEQEQTIKVQGSLDLPRNTRIQAGILARRCDFDIDIWERPDTINDSVYHRAAKSGQIAYKYGGFISGIFYPLDQLRFIPGIRVDGFTYNQNRYISPRLGLVYSFPSGIDLTGSFGIQYQDPDYADLVATKQNKNLKPRKATTGILGAEYLLKKISAKTVVETYYKQYDDLPVEEALMTPDSLDKSDVLLSVGKGRSYGIEFFIQKKLTRNFFFTAAYSLSRSEYLDPRPGRENQWYRGDFDFRNALTVTGGCKIDLIEKEWYKKVHDSWWLIALSPVIPIADRVELSAKWRYLGGRPRTQPVWNKEYERWVLNQHDLNSSQYPDYHRLDLRFERRYGFGFLHMIYYFDLQNIYNKKNIWNYMYSNHHASETPIYQFQFFPAGGVIIGF; translated from the coding sequence GTGAAAAATGCCCAGACCGGAAAGCCTCTCTCCGGAGTGATGGTTGAAATAGAGGGCAGTGATATTTCTACGCTCACAGATTCCACCGGTTTCTTCAGGTTTGAATCGGTTCCCTCAGGCTCCTTCAACCTCCTCTTTTTTCATGAAAAATCTGAGCCTTTGTCAATAACCGATATCTTTGTGCCAGGTGATGGAGAGAAGAGGATTGACGCAGAGATGAATCCGGTTATTGCCAATCTGGAGAAGATGGTTGTGACCGGGCATGCATTTCGCCGCGCTCCTGACATGTCATCATCCACAAAGATGATGAACTTTGATGAAATCCTGCGCTCTCCCGGAGCACTGGTTGACGTTCAGAGAGCTGTTCAGGACCTCCCCAGCGTCTCATCGGCTGCAGATAATACCAACGAGATCATTGTCAGAGGGGGAAATCCGGGAGAAAACCTTCTTATAATGGATAATATTGAAATTCCCAATCCAAATCATTTTGCAGACCAGGGTTCCGGAGGCGGTGTCATCTCCCTTATCAATCCTCTTCTTGTAAAAGGCCTCACCTTTAACGCCGGAGCACCCCCGGCCCAGTACGGAGGGAAAGCGTCATCGGTATTGGATGTCAAGCTACGGGAAGGGAACGATAAAATTGTGCTTGGAGGAGTGGACCTGGGGATGGCAGGAGTGGGATTTCATGCAGAAGGTCCTCTCTGGAGAGGTGCCAATTTCATGGCTTCTGCCACAAAAAGCTACCTCGACCTCTTCTCAAAATTTGCCGATGCTACAGCGATTCCTGAATACTGGGGTTTACAGGGGAAAGTCGCACAGAATATCGGCAGCCAGAAACTTTACGCCAACTTCATATATGGTGACAACGCAATAGAGATCGCGGATGCCAGCGGGCAGATAGGTACCGACGGGGATGAGATCGAGGCCGGAGGAAAGGTTTATGCAGCAGGTGTAAGCTGGGAGGGAAACTGGGGGGAAAGATTCTCGACACTGGTAACACTCTCAGGAACCGGAAACAGTTTTGAAAGGCTTGAATACTCAATTAACCCCGATGACACCCGTGATACATTCTTTACCAATACATCGATGGAACAGGAACAGACCATCAAGGTACAGGGTTCACTCGATCTGCCCAGAAACACCCGGATTCAGGCCGGAATTCTGGCCAGACGATGCGATTTTGATATCGATATCTGGGAGCGTCCCGACACTATCAACGACTCTGTATACCACAGAGCAGCGAAATCCGGCCAGATCGCTTACAAGTACGGTGGATTTATCTCCGGGATTTTCTATCCTCTCGATCAGCTGAGATTCATTCCCGGTATACGCGTCGATGGGTTTACATACAATCAAAACCGCTATATCTCTCCCAGATTGGGACTTGTATATTCTTTCCCCTCAGGAATAGATCTGACCGGTTCTTTCGGGATACAATATCAGGACCCGGACTACGCCGATCTTGTGGCAACGAAACAGAACAAAAATCTCAAGCCACGGAAAGCCACCACAGGTATCCTGGGTGCAGAGTATCTACTTAAGAAGATTTCCGCCAAAACGGTGGTTGAGACATACTATAAGCAATATGATGATCTTCCGGTGGAAGAAGCACTGATGACCCCGGACAGCCTCGATAAATCAGACGTTCTCCTCTCGGTGGGTAAAGGCAGAAGTTATGGAATAGAGTTTTTCATCCAGAAAAAATTGACACGCAATTTCTTCTTCACTGCTGCCTACTCACTCTCCAGGTCTGAATACCTTGACCCCAGACCAGGCCGGGAAAACCAGTGGTACCGTGGTGACTTTGACTTCCGCAATGCCCTGACTGTTACCGGCGGCTGTAAAATCGATCTTATAGAGAAAGAATGGTATAAAAAGGTCCATGATTCCTGGTGGCTCATCGCCCTCTCCCCTGTCATCCCCATCGCAGACCGGGTCGAGCTTTCGGCAAAATGGAGATACCTCGGAGGACGCCCCAGAACTCAGCCTGTCTGGAACAAAGAATACGAGCGATGGGTGTTAAATCAGCATGACCTGAACTCTTCACAATACCCTGATTACCACAGGCTGGATCTGCGATTTGAGCGGCGCTACGGCTTTGGATTTCTGCATATGATTTACTATTTTGATCTTCAGAATATTTATAACAAGAAAAATATCTGGAACTACATGTATTCTAACCATCACGCAAGTGAAACACCCATTTATCAATTTCAGTTTTTTCCGGCAGGAGGGGTGATCATTGGATTTTAA